Within the Streptomyces sp. YIM 121038 genome, the region GCTGTTCGCCCTGCAGGGCGAGGCGATCACCTCCCGGCCCCTCGACGTGGCGCGGATCGCGCTGCCGCTCCTTGTGTACTTCGCCCTCATGTGGGCCGGTTCCATGGCCGTCGGCAGGGCCGTCGGGTTGAGCTACCCGCGGGCGGCCACGCTGGCCTTCACGGCTGCGGGCAACAACTTCGAGCTCGCGATCGCGGTGGCGATCGCCACCTTCGGCGCGACCTCCGGCCAGGCCCTGGCCGGTGTCGTCGGTCCGCTCATCGAGGTGCCGGTGTTGATCGGGCTGGTCCACGTCGCGCTCGCCGTCCGCCGCTTCTTCCCCCAACCCGCCTCGGCGACCGGCCCGTCGGCCGCCTTCAAGGAAGAGACCTCTCGTGTCTGACACCGCCTCCGGCAGGCCGTCCGTGCTGTTCGTGTGCGTCCACAACGCCGGACGCTCCCAGATGGCCGCCGCCTTCCTCACGCACCTGTCCGGCGGCCGGGTGGAGGTCCGTTCGGCCGGGTCCGCCCCGGCCGAGACCGTGAACCCGGCGGTCATCGAGGCGATGGCCGAGGCCGGAATCGATCTGTCCACCGAGGTGCCCAAGGTGCTGACCTCCGAGGCGGTCCAGGCGTCCGACGTGGTGATCACGATGGGCTGCGGGGATGCCTGCCCGGTCGTCCCGGGCAAGCGGTATGTGGACTGGGCGCTCGCAGACCCGGCCGGTCAGGGCGTCGACGCGGTCCGCTCGATCCGGGACGAGATCGAGGCACGCATCCGCACTCTGCTCGCCGACCTCCTTCCCTCGCGGTGACGCCTCGCCGGCGCGTCAGCTGCAGGAGCCCATGGCCGGATCCCGGGGAACGGCAGCGAGGCGGACCGCAGTCGGCGTGCCAGTAGTGGACCGAGGCCCGCGCAGCCGGGCGGCCTCCTCGTTCTGGGCGCCGATGCGCTTCAGGCATCGGCGGCGGGTGTGAGTAGGGTGATCGTTGGTACTGCCGTGACTGTGGCCAGCACATTCGCTGAGCCGGCAGCACTGGCTCGTAGGGAAGACGACGGCGTGCGGACGCCGTCACCAAGGGGGATGTTGATGCGCAAGATCACGGCTGCGATGGCACTGGGTCTGTCCGTCGTGCTGCTGTCAGGCTGCGGCAAGAGCGACTCGAAGTCCGATGACCCCAAGGGGTCGGGGCAGCAGTCCAGTAAGAAAGCGGAGCCGGAGAAGGGCAAGGACGGCAAGGCCCCGGCGCCCGAGGCCAGCGGCGTCGACGGGACGTGGAAGCCCATCAACAAGAGCCCGATCGCAACGATGACGATCAGCGGCAACAAGGTCACCACCACCGGCAAACTCGCCTGCCCCGGCACCCTCAAGCCCGGCAAGAAGAAGTCGACCATCGCCCTGAACTGCACGTCGAAGGACCCGGAGCGCTCCCGCGGCACCCTGGAGCTCGCCAAGGACGGCAGCCACATCTACGTCGAGTGGGACGGCGCCGCCTGGGGCGGCATGATCGACTCTCTGCGCCGGGCCTGAACCCGGAAGGTTCGCGGCGACTCCTGGTCGCGGGCTGGCCGCCGTCGCCGCAGGCGGACCGTCGTCGCCGCGGGCTGGCCGTCGGCGCCGCAGGCGGACCGTCGTCGCCGCGGGCTGGCCGTCGGCGCCGCGGGTGAGCCGTCGCCGCCGCGGGCTGGCGGTCGGCACCGCGGGTGAGCCGTTGTTGCCGTAGGCGGGCCGCCGTCCAGGGCGGCCCGCCTACTCCGGCCAGTCGGACTGCTTGATGACCTCGACGAAGTCGCCGCGCTGGAAGCCGGGGACGTAGTGGGCGAGCACGTCGGCCTTGACGTTGCCGAAGGTGGTCTCCGGGCGGTCCTTGATGCCCTCGGTGAACGCGGCGAGGATCCGGTTCTTGAAGTCCGGGCGGGGGTGGGCCGCCACCACGGCCGCGCGCTGCTCGTCGGTGAGCGTGTGGTAGCCGATGCCCAGGACGTCCAGTTCCACACCGCGGGTGACCAGGGCGACTTCGGGGGCCATGCGCAGCGGGATCTCCGGCGTGGTGTGCAGGGCGATCGCCGTCCAGACGCGGTCGGCCGCCTCGGCGGCGATGCCGTGGGTGGTCAGGAACCGGCGGGCCTCGTCGGCGCCGTCGATCTCGAAGCGCCGGTCGGTGCGGCGGAAGCGCTCGGTCAGCCCGAGGTCGTGGAACATCGCCCCTACGTAGAGGAGTTCCGGGTCGAAGGCAAGTCCCTGCTCCCGGCCCCGCAGCGCCCCGAACAGGAACACGCGCCGGGAGTGGTCGAACAGCAGCGGCGAGGCCGCCTCACGGACCAGCTCCGTCGCCTCGCGCGCCAGGGCGCTGTCCGGGATCCGCACACCCGCGATCTCTTGCCTCATGATGGCTCCTCTCGTTCGTCTCGGCCGTTGGCCCCGGCCGGTGATCTCCTCCAGATTCGCTGCATGCCCTACCCTGGCGCCATGTCCTCAGCGCCGTGCGAACCACAGATTCAGACATGACCCGACGCGTGGGCTTCGTGGTGTTCGACGGGGTGACCCTGCTCGACGTCAGCGGTCCCCTGGAGGTCCTGCACCAGGCGTCCCGGCTCGGGCACGCGTACGCGTACGCGCCGGTGCTGATCTCCCCTCACGGCGGTGACATCGCTACGGCGTCCGGGCCGACGCTGGCCGCCACCACCCCAGCGGCCGACGCGGGCCCCCTCGACACCCTCGTGGTCGCCGGGGCCGACCACCTCGCCGAACCGGGCCCCGAGGACGAGCTCCTCGCAGCCGTACGCCCGCTCGCCGCCCGGACGGCACGGATCGCCTCCGTGTGCAGCGGCGCCTTCGTCCTGGCCGCCCTCGGCCTGCTCGACGGGCGCCGGGCCACCACCCACTGGCGTCACGCGGCCGTCCTCGCCCGCCGCCACCCCCGCGTGCGCGTCGAGCCGGACGCCCTCCACGTGACGGACGGCCCGTATGTCACCTCCGCGGGGATCAGCGCGGGGATCGACCTCGCTCTCGCCCTCGTGGAGGACGACCACGGAGCGGACGCGGCCCGGGAGATCGCCCGTGAGCTGGTCGTGTTCATGCAGCGGCCGGGCGGGCAGTCGCAGTTCTCCACCGCGCTGGCGACCCCGCCCGCGCGCAGCGGGACGCTGCGCTCGCTGACCGCCGCCGTGCTGGCCGACCCTGGCGCCGAGCACAGCCTGCCCGCCATGGCCGCGGCCGCCGCCGTCAGCACGCGGCACCTGACCCGGCTGTTCCGGACCGAGCTGCACACCACCCCCGCCCGCTGGGTCGAACGCGTCCGCCTCGACCGCGCCCAGCAACTCCTCCTCGACGGGCACAGCATCACCTCGGCGGCACGCCACAGCGGCCTCGGCAGTGACGAGACGCTCCGCCGCGCCTTCGCCCGTCACCTGGGCACCACACCGACCGAGTACCGCAGACGCTTCACGAGCGCGCACCGCCCCGACGTCACCGGCTGACGTCCGCGCGGCCGGGGCCGTCAGGAGCGGCAGGGCCCTCCCGGCGGCGCGCCACCGCGTTCAGGGAGCGCAGGGCCAGCAGCAGGACGCCGATGTCGTCCAGGTAGACGGGGTCCGGGAGCAGGTCCACCGGAGAGATCGCGTAGAGCACGGCGCCCCAGAAGACCGCCTTGTGCTCCATCGGAACTCCCGCTTCGCGCAACCGGCGCCGGGTGCGCAGGAGCCGCAGCAGCAGCACGAGTGCGACAGCTGCCGCCGCCACGAGCACGACCGCCACGAGCACGAGCAGGGCCACTGGCCAGTGGTGAGCACTCACGGTTCGCCTCCGGCTGTCCGGCCCGGCCTCCTGTGGCGCGGGCCGCGTGTCGCACGACGGGTACCCCGACGGCTCACGCCCCACGCGAGGGGGCGGGCAGATGGCGGTGCAGCCAGGGAGCGGTGGTGAGGACGAACAGGCCGAAGACGAGCAGCAGGATGACGTCGGCCGTGCCCGCGCCGAGGGTGCTGTGCCGCACCCCGTACACCGCGTACAGGTTGGACGCCAGGTCGGCGAGCATCGTCAGGCAGGTGAGGTACAGGCCGCCTCGGCGGGCCTTGAGGAGCAGGACGCCGGAGAGGGAGTCGAGGACGATCAGCGCGTTCCAGAAGGCGTTGAGCCACATCGGCGCCCAGGCGCGGGAGCGGAAGCCCCACAGCACGAGGTCGACGACGTGCACGCACGCGCCGTACAGCATGACGGCGCCGATGACGACGGCCACGGCGCGGGGCGCGGGGGGCAGGGCGCGCAGCCCCCGGGGCGGGCGGGGCGGACCTGGGGGGTACGGCGCGCGGCGGCGCGCCGGGGAGCTGTCCCCGGCGCGCCGCCGCGCCTCGTCGCTTCGCTGGTCCACCTGCGGTGGCTCCTCCTCCTGTCGCTGCCCGGCGGCCGGTCGCCGTCGGGCAGACACCCGTCGTCCCTGCTTTCCCGTCACACGGGGTCGGCCTCGCGGACCGGCTCGTGCGCGGTGCCGGTGGGCGTGGGCGGGGCCGTCCACCGCTGCTCCTGGCGCGTGAAGAGGTATCCGGCCGCCGTGAGGACGACCGCCGCCATCACGACGAGCAGTACCTTGAAGTTCACCACAGCGATGAGGGCGGCGCCGCAGGCCATGGCCAGCATCTGCGGCAGGGTCATCATGAGGCTGAACCCGGAGTAGACCCGGCCGACGAGTTCGGGCGCGGTGTGGCGCAGGCCGACCGTGGTCAGGCCGACCACGATCCACGGCATGCTCGCGCCGCACAGGACCATCCCGGCGCTGACCGCGGCGACCGCCGGAACGGTCTGCAGCAGCGCCCCGGCCGAGAAGGCCACCATGCCGAGGGCGACCAGTCTGCCCTCGCCGACGCGCCGTCCGATGCGGGCCGCCGTGATCCCGGCCGCGATGGCACCGGCGCCCTGCCCGGCGAGCAGTACGCCGAGGAAGGACGGGGGCCGTCCGAGGCCGTCGTCGACGACGGCGAGTCCGACCGTCTCGGCCAGGCCCATGGCGACCATCGTCAGCGCCGACGCGATGGTGAGCTGGCGCAGGACGACCGTCCTCGCGAGGTGCCGTACGCCTTCGGTGATCTCCCGCCGCCAGCTGTCGCCACTGCGTTCCGGAGTGCTCTCCCGGTGGCGGACCGCCGCCAGGAAGGCGACGGCGGCCAGCATCAGGGCGATGTTCACACCGACCACGGCGTGCGCGCCGAGTGCCGCGTACAGGCCCGCGCCGGCGAGCGGGGAGATCAGGCGCAGGCCCTGCTTGACCGTCTGCGTCAGCGCGTTGGCGTCGGCGAGCCGGTCCTCGGGCACGAGCACGCGCAGGAAGGCCGCCTGCGCCGGGTCCACGAAGCTGTACGAGAGGCCGTAGAGCAGCATCACCACGTAGATGAGCCAGACCTGCCCGCTGTCCTGGACCAGGAGCAGCGAGGCCACCACGGCGCCCGTACCGAGGTACAGGCCCATGAGGAGCGGACGTCTGCGGTGCCGGTCGGCGGTCATGCCGCCGACCGGTGCGCAGAGCGTCCCCACGATCACCAGGAAGAAGGTGAACGCGGCGGCGGAGTTG harbors:
- a CDS encoding HD domain-containing protein, with the protein product MRQEIAGVRIPDSALAREATELVREAASPLLFDHSRRVFLFGALRGREQGLAFDPELLYVGAMFHDLGLTERFRRTDRRFEIDGADEARRFLTTHGIAAEAADRVWTAIALHTTPEIPLRMAPEVALVTRGVELDVLGIGYHTLTDEQRAAVVAAHPRPDFKNRILAAFTEGIKDRPETTFGNVKADVLAHYVPGFQRGDFVEVIKQSDWPE
- a CDS encoding MFS transporter, producing the protein MGRLLADRTVRWLILGQLCAILGDTMLWLVAGIWVKELTGSNSAAAFTFFLVIVGTLCAPVGGMTADRHRRRPLLMGLYLGTGAVVASLLLVQDSGQVWLIYVVMLLYGLSYSFVDPAQAAFLRVLVPEDRLADANALTQTVKQGLRLISPLAGAGLYAALGAHAVVGVNIALMLAAVAFLAAVRHRESTPERSGDSWRREITEGVRHLARTVVLRQLTIASALTMVAMGLAETVGLAVVDDGLGRPPSFLGVLLAGQGAGAIAAGITAARIGRRVGEGRLVALGMVAFSAGALLQTVPAVAAVSAGMVLCGASMPWIVVGLTTVGLRHTAPELVGRVYSGFSLMMTLPQMLAMACGAALIAVVNFKVLLVVMAAVVLTAAGYLFTRQEQRWTAPPTPTGTAHEPVREADPV
- a CDS encoding GlxA family transcriptional regulator, translated to MTRRVGFVVFDGVTLLDVSGPLEVLHQASRLGHAYAYAPVLISPHGGDIATASGPTLAATTPAADAGPLDTLVVAGADHLAEPGPEDELLAAVRPLAARTARIASVCSGAFVLAALGLLDGRRATTHWRHAAVLARRHPRVRVEPDALHVTDGPYVTSAGISAGIDLALALVEDDHGADAAREIARELVVFMQRPGGQSQFSTALATPPARSGTLRSLTAAVLADPGAEHSLPAMAAAAAVSTRHLTRLFRTELHTTPARWVERVRLDRAQQLLLDGHSITSAARHSGLGSDETLRRAFARHLGTTPTEYRRRFTSAHRPDVTG
- a CDS encoding YkvA family protein; amino-acid sequence: MSAHHWPVALLVLVAVVLVAAAAVALVLLLRLLRTRRRLREAGVPMEHKAVFWGAVLYAISPVDLLPDPVYLDDIGVLLLALRSLNAVARRREGPAAPDGPGRADVSR
- a CDS encoding arsenate reductase ArsC, with the protein product MSDTASGRPSVLFVCVHNAGRSQMAAAFLTHLSGGRVEVRSAGSAPAETVNPAVIEAMAEAGIDLSTEVPKVLTSEAVQASDVVITMGCGDACPVVPGKRYVDWALADPAGQGVDAVRSIRDEIEARIRTLLADLLPSR